The Halofilum ochraceum DNA window GACCGCGAGCTGTGCGCCGTGCCAGTCCATCTTGACGTTGCCGACCGAATCCACGGCCGCACGGCCCGTCTTGAGGTCGGCGATGCCGCGCCGCTCGACTTCGATACCTTCGTCGGTGGTGAATACGTCGCGGTAGATCCGGTCCAGCGTCCCGGTGAGGCGCAGCACGAGGCCGTCGCCCATGTCGATTTCGACTTCTTCACAGGTCAGCTCGACCGAGTCGAAGTCGAACCCGCCGGCTATGTCCTGGCAGTACAGGGCGACGAGGCCGACGCCCGTGCGCTCCGCCTCGGCCTTCTTCACGTCGAACCAGTGAACGTGCTCGTCGGCGCGGAACGCCTCCACGAACGCGTCGGCCGCGTCCGTGGGGTCCATCGTCCGGCCCTCCACGCGGGCCTGATCGAACAGGCCGGTCGCGTGGTGGACAGCCGTGCCCAAATGAGCGCGGCCGGAGTCCGGCAGGCTCTCGCCCTGCAGATGCTTCGCGGCCCACCGGGCGGGGCAGTCGAACAGCTCCGCCAGCGAGGACGCGCGGACACGCACGGCCACGTTGCCGTCCGGGCGCTCGGGGAAGCCCAACTCGTCCACGAGCCAGGCAACCCCTTTCGGGATGGGGGTAACGCCGGTCATTACAGGTCCCGGTGTTTCAGCCGCTCGCGGGCTTCCCGCTCCATGCGGGCTCCATCGACATACGCGTCGCAGTATTGGTGCAGGTCGGGATACAGCGCGTTCAGCAGCGTCCGCGCGGGGCTGTCCGGGGCGACGCCTTCCAGCAGCTCGTCGATGGGGTAGTCGCGCAGGATGCGGGCGATCGTGGCGCGCTTGGACTCCATGCGCCGGCGCTCGTACTCGTAGGCGTGTACGTGCCGCGGCGGGGGATTCGTCGTTTCCGACAGGGCCTCGGGGATCAGCGACGGGACTTCGCTGTCCCATATCTGGCGCTCAATCCTGCGCCGTTCGCCCTCGATCTCGCGCCCCGCTTCAGCGCGACGGGATACGCGGGATTCGGTTTTCTGCGGCTGGCTGGTGCCGGCCGTGCGGCCGGTTTCTGCGATTTCGTCCAGCATCACGATGTTCTCCGTGGTCGGCGCGGTGTGTTACCGCGACGCCCACGATAATACGGTTCGTGATACTACGGGTCAAAACATTTTGTGATACTGGCGTGACGTTCGCTGTGCGTGAGCCGGCCGGGCGGCCGGCTCACGCGCTGTTGGCGGTGTCCACGGTTGCCATCGACGCCGGCAGGCGGGGGCCGACGTGGTAGATATGCTCGATCTCCTCACGCGAGAGCGTGACGCGCTCGTTGGCGTCGCGCACGCCGAGCAGGACGTAGCGATCGGGGTGCTGGATGGCGAGTTCCATGAACCGCTCGACCCCGTCAGTGGTTTTCACGAGCACGTACTCCCCCGGTACGAGGCTCTCGTTGGGCTCGATGACGACTATTTCCCCGTCGCGGAAAGCGGGCGAAAGGTGGTGATTGCACACCTGGACCGCGTACGCCGTGGGGTCCCCCGTTGGTGCGTTAATGGCCAGCTCCCTGGGTTCCGTTGGCTCGAGTGTGCGCCAGCTACCGTCCGCCCCGACACGGGCGGCGCCGGCTAATGTGAGGCGGCGCACATGGTACGTTCCAGGGTCTCCACGGTCTATAGGGCCACCGGGTCGAATCGGCTTCTCCCCGGTCAGAACCCACTCCTGGCGCACGCCGTAGGCCGCGGCGATGCGGGCGAGGTCGTCGTAGTCCGGGCTGCGCTGGCCGCGCTCGTACATCGACACGCGGCTCTGCGATTCCCATCCGCAGCGATAGGCCGCGGCCGTCTGAGACAGGCCGAGGCTCTGCCGCGCCTGGCGCAGCCGATCGCCCACCGTTTCCTCGTTGCTCATAAAGTCTGTTCCTCGTGGGTTTGATTCACATCAATGCGTTTTTTGTTTTTCCTTCCCCTACCCGCTGGCGGGTAAGTCTAGTGCGTTACGTGTTGGCTGTCATACAACGACTTGTGCTCAACCGTTTGACCGGATAACACAAATCGTGATTGCATTGCCCGCCATGAACGGGCTCGAACAGGCAATCGAAATCGCCGGCGGCATCCCGCAGCTCGCGCGGCTGTGCGGGTATGACTACGACAGCCGCATCCGCAACTGGAGGAAACGGGGCGGCGCCGTGCCCGGTAAAGAGGTCCGCAAGGTGCGCCGGGCCGTCGATTACCGCGTTTCCGCCGAATCCCTGCTTGAGCCTGTCGATAGCGATCATCCCGTATAAGCCCGTGCGCGTTATGCCTCGGGCTTTTTTTGGGACACGAAGAAACCCCTCAACAACCCTCGGAGGGTAAAAAAATGACCGACGACGATACAGGCGGCCCCCCGGTTTCGGGTGATGAAGCGATCCGGCTGCTGTTCGAAGGCTACAGCTCCGACTTCATCGGCATCTGGATGATGGAGAACGAATACTGGCCGGAGCGCAAACCGAGCACGGCCGGCGCCCGGGTTCGGGCCAACAACAACACCGACAAGGACCAATACTGGCATTTCTGCGAGCTGACCGGCTTCGCCGCGTACACCGGCCGGCGCGTGCTCGCGGACCACGTCTGCGACTGCGTCCCCGGCCTCGGCCGTCCGACCTGGAACAACGCGCCGCGTTCCCCGATGCAGGAGGATCTTGACTACCTGGACCGTCTGGACGCTGAGCGCGAGAGGACTATCCAGCGGATCAAAACACAGCACCGGATCGAACACGCGGCATCCACGCCCCCGGAGCCCGACAGCGAAGGGCTCGGCGCCCCCGATTCAGTGCGCCGTGTGCGGTTCAGCCGTGGATAAAGGGGAAGGCATGGATACCGCCGTGACCGCCAGCGTGTGCGCGCACGTTCGGCGACAAGGGCGGGAAGAATACGAGGACTACCGCAATGGGTAATTCTTTGCGCTGGTTCCGCATGTATGCGGAGGCAATCGACGACGAGAAGCTGCGGCTCCTCGCGTTCGAGGACCGCTGGCACTTCGTCGCCCTCATGTGCTGCAAGGCCCAGGGCCTGTTCGACACCGACGACGACCCGGACATGGTTCACCGCAAGCTGGCGGTGAAGCTGGGTGTGCAGGCACGTGAATTGGACGAGATTCACCGCCGGCTGCAGGCGGTGGGATTGGTGAATATTCACCTTGAGCCGGTGAATTGGGACAAGCGGCAGTTCCGCCACGACAACAGCGCGGACCGCACACGTCGCTACAGAGAGCGGCTTCGCGGGGAAGGGCAGGGTGAAAACGAGGTGAATGACTGTGACGGTCACAGTGACGCTCCCTCGCGGGCGCGCGCGACAGAGACAGAGTCAGATACAGAGACAGAGACTTCCCCCGGTGAACGGCGTTCACCCTCGCGTTCACCGCGCCGAAGCTACCCGCAATGGTTCGAGGACCTGTGGGCCAAAGTGCCCAAGCGCGCGGGAAGCCAGGACAAGAAGGCCGCCTTTGAGCAATGCAACGGGCGGCTGGCGGAAGGGTTCACGGTTGAGCAGATCGGTGACGGACTCGACCGCTACCGGACCTACCTGCACGCGACGGGGCGGATCGGCACGGACAAGGTGCTCATGGGCAAGACCTTCATGGGTCCGGCCGACCCCCCGCATTTCCTCAACGACTGGACGCCCCCGGCCGCCATTGGCGGCGGCAGCTCCCATGCCGACGTTACGGCGGAGATTGAACGGGACGCGCCCGAGGAGGCCATAGATGGCGAATACGCAAGAACAGGTTAGCGAGCTTTTCAATCGGTTTACGTACATATTCGGCGCCCGCTTCACGGCCGAGCTGCGCGGCGAGGACCGCGAGCAGACGCGGTCGAAGGTGCGAAGCGCGAAGGCCGAATGGGCGGAAACGCTCGCCGGCCTGACCGATGAACAGGTCGAGCAGGGAATCCGCGCGACCAAGTACCGCTGCGACTGGCCGCCGAGTCACGCGCAGTTTGTCCGCTACGCGCTCGGCCTGCCGGAGGCCGGCCAGGTGATCGCCCGGATCGCCCGGGGCGACACCGACGATCTCGTGCGGGCGGTGTGCCGCGCGGCCGGCGGCCGGCGCAACGTGACGCTGGTGGATGCCCGCGAGCAGGCCCGCATCGTCGAGCGCGTCTACGCCGAGCTGGTCGAGGACATGGTCCGCGACGTGGCGAGGGGCAGGGCGGTGGACCCGGCCGCACGTCTGGAGGCGCCCGCGCCGGCCGTCGATCCGCCCAAGCGCGAGGGGCTGCCGAACGAGTCCCGGTCGGTCTGCGACGCCATTCCCCACAACCTGACCGGAGGGCAGCAATCATGACCGCGCCGATGGAGCCCATCGCCCACAACAACGATCCCGGCACGAGCCATCTGGCGGCCGGGCACATGGAGGAGTCGGGGAAGCTGTCCGCGCATCAGCGGCTTGTGCTGGACATGGTCGAGCGCGACCCCGGCTGTACCTGCGCCGAGCTGGCGAAGCTGAACGAGGGCCGCCTGCGCCAGCACTCGATGGACATTCTTATGCTCGTGCGGCGGCGCGTCACGGATCTCGTCCGCAAGGGCTGGTGCTACTACGGACCGCGCACGTCTTGCGCGGTCATGGGCAACACGGCCGGCACCGTCTGGCCGGTGGAGGGCGACAAGCAATGAGCGAGGACAACGATATGCCGAGCGTGGCCGAGGGCCTGGGCATGACGGTGGTTGAGCCGAGCAGCCGGTGGGAGTCTCGGCAGCGGATCAACGTCAAGGTGGATCGCTTCCGCGAGCTGCCGGAGGCGATCCGCGACGAGCCCTATCCGGCGTATGCGAGCGCCGGGGCGCTGGCGTTCGATCTGCGCGCGCTCGAGTTCCTGGAGGAAAACGGCGCGGAGTCGGGCGGCATCGAGCAGCGCAAGGTGGCGCCGGGGATGAAGTGCTGGATCGGTACCGGCCTGCGGTTCGCCCTGCCGACCGATTGGGGCCTGTCGATCATCCCGCGATCCGGCCTCGGCGCGAAGGCCGGACTCGTGCTCGCCAACGGTACCGGACTGATCGACAGCGACTACCGGGGCGAAGTGCTGGTCTGCCTCTTGAACCGCACGGGGATGCACCACCTGATCGACCACGGCCAGCGGATCGCCCAGGCGCGGCTGGTGTGGTCGCCGCAGGCGACGTTCGAGTTTACTTCGGACCTTGATAACACGGTACGTGATTCCGGGGGATTCGGTTCTACGGGGAGTCGATGATCTTCGACGACCGGCCGGCCGAGCCCGCGACGTGGTACGGCACGCAGGGCGAGTGGAACGCCTGGGTGGAGGCCGGCGGCGACGAGGCGGAGCGCAACCGGCGGCTGGCGCTGGCGCCGGAGGCCATGCGCCCCGGCATCGAGAGCCATCTGCAGACGGCGTTCCATGAAACGCTCAAGCGCGACGTTCTCCAATGGGTGGAGTACGTGATGCGGGCCCGGGACCGGGCCGGCCGGAACACGCGGCTCGCGCAGGCCCCGGCCGGGTACCAGCGGGACGTCGAGCAGCGGGTTCGGGCGCGGTTCAATCAGCGGAAGGAGGGCAGCTAAGTGGAAGTCTACGCGGTCAAGACCTCCGACGGCCTGTTGAAGCCGGCAACGCAGACCGACCGGGACGAGCTGGCCAAGTTGCGTCAAGGGCGGATCGTGCGGCTGTCCATGACGCGCTCGCGCAATCCCGATTTCCACGCCAAGTTCTTCGCGCTGCTTCGTATCGGGTTCGAGCAGCAGGACCGATACGAGGCATTCGAGGCGTTCCGGTACGAGCTGACGGTGCGGTGCGGGTTCTTCTACGCGCACACGCACGTCGACGGCTCCGTGTCCTTCTACCCGCGCTCCATCGCCTTTCACAGCATGGATCAGGACGAGTTCGAGCGGCTGTATTCGCAGGCGATCGACATTCTCCTGCAGCAGTTCCTGGTGGAAATGGACGACGAGGATCTGCGCGAGGCGGTGGCGCAGGAAGTGGTGAGGTTCGCCGCATGATGTTCCCGAAGCGCGAGCCCGTGCGGTCACGCAAGTTGCGCGAGCACGCCAACGGCCAACCCTGCGCGCTGTGCGGGCGCAACGACGGCACGACGGTCCTTGCCCACTACACCGGCCTGCGCCAGCACCAGTACGGCAAGGGGCGCGGGCAGAAGCCGGACGATCACATGGCCGCGGAGCTGTGCGCCGAGTGTCACCGGGACATGGACCGGCCGGAGCGGCGCAAGAGCGAGGAGGCCAGCGAGGCGTTCCTGCACGCCATCGCCGTGACGTGGCGGCGCTGGATCAATGACGGGCTGATCGAGATTCGGGGTGCGGAGCAATGAACCGGGCGGAAGCGCGACAGACGGCATTGGCCTACGTGCGGAGCAAGGTCATCAACGGCGCGACGCGGCGCAGCCTCAATGCGGTATCGCATGAAGGGTTCGGTGCTCCGGGCAGGCCGGGATACCTGATCGCGCACGGCCGCATCACGGTCCCGGGGCTTCCGTACAAGGGCGAACAGCACACGTTCGCAACCGACGAGCTGGTGGACGAGCTGAAGGTCGGCCAGGGCGATCTGTTCGGGATTAGCGCGTAGAGGGGAGCTGACGATGGGGAAACGCAGCCGCGACAAGGGCAAGGTCGGTGAACGCGAGTTTCTTCGGGAACTGTCGAGCTGGCTCGGCCGCCGCATCCGCCGCAATCACGCACAGCCGGACCCGCAGGAGTCGGGCGGCGATTCGGCCCCGGGCGATCTGCCGGTGAGTCTGGAGATCAAGCGCGCCAAGGCGTTCCAGCACCGATGGATTACGCAGACGGAGTCACAGGCCGTCGAGGAGGACAAGCCGCCGATGTTGGCGTACCGCCTCGATCATCAGCCGTGGCGGGTTCTTCTTGTTCTCACGCCGGCCGAGGCCGCCGACGTGATCCGAAAGCGGGAGTCGGAGGCATGACGCGCCACAAGCTGCCACGGCCGACGTCCCGGGCCGAGCTGGAGCTGCGACAGGAGGCCCTGGTCGAGGGATTCAAGCGGATAACGCCGATGCCGCGCGCGAAGCTTCGTAACAACTTCGGATTCCAGATGATCGCGCGGGCGGTTCGGGATCTCGGCCGGGAAACGGACAGCAATGCGCCCGCGTGGGTGAAATACGGCCTGCAGGAATACTGGCGGCCGGACAACGAGGACTTCGAGCACCACTGTGATCTCTGTGAGCTGGACCCCGACACCGTCCGCGAGCACGCCTACTACGCGGGCCTTCTCGACTTTCTCGATCCCGTGCCGGAGGTATTCGATGGAAGCGCATGAGGTACCGCGCGACGAGGTCCCGCGCCGGTTCGGCTCCGTGCTGGCGGCGGTGTCATGGGCCTACGAAACGGCCTCCAAATCCACGCACCAGCAGCCGGCCCTCGTGCCGACCAAGCGCGGGCGGGGCGGTTCGCCGCCGGAGGACTTCCAGGATCTCGCCTACTCCGTACTCGCGCACCTGGCGGCAATCTCCGAGCCGAC harbors:
- a CDS encoding nuclease domain-containing protein, yielding MMFPKREPVRSRKLREHANGQPCALCGRNDGTTVLAHYTGLRQHQYGKGRGQKPDDHMAAELCAECHRDMDRPERRKSEEASEAFLHAIAVTWRRWINDGLIEIRGAEQ
- a CDS encoding YdaS family helix-turn-helix protein, with the translated sequence MIALPAMNGLEQAIEIAGGIPQLARLCGYDYDSRIRNWRKRGGAVPGKEVRKVRRAVDYRVSAESLLEPVDSDHPV
- a CDS encoding LexA family transcriptional regulator — translated: MSNEETVGDRLRQARQSLGLSQTAAAYRCGWESQSRVSMYERGQRSPDYDDLARIAAAYGVRQEWVLTGEKPIRPGGPIDRGDPGTYHVRRLTLAGAARVGADGSWRTLEPTEPRELAINAPTGDPTAYAVQVCNHHLSPAFRDGEIVVIEPNESLVPGEYVLVKTTDGVERFMELAIQHPDRYVLLGVRDANERVTLSREEIEHIYHVGPRLPASMATVDTANSA
- a CDS encoding putative PDDEXK endonuclease, giving the protein MGKRSRDKGKVGEREFLRELSSWLGRRIRRNHAQPDPQESGGDSAPGDLPVSLEIKRAKAFQHRWITQTESQAVEEDKPPMLAYRLDHQPWRVLLVLTPAEAADVIRKRESEA
- the dut gene encoding dUTP diphosphatase → MSEDNDMPSVAEGLGMTVVEPSSRWESRQRINVKVDRFRELPEAIRDEPYPAYASAGALAFDLRALEFLEENGAESGGIEQRKVAPGMKCWIGTGLRFALPTDWGLSIIPRSGLGAKAGLVLANGTGLIDSDYRGEVLVCLLNRTGMHHLIDHGQRIAQARLVWSPQATFEFTSDLDNTVRDSGGFGSTGSR
- a CDS encoding RecB family exonuclease, with product MTGVTPIPKGVAWLVDELGFPERPDGNVAVRVRASSLAELFDCPARWAAKHLQGESLPDSGRAHLGTAVHHATGLFDQARVEGRTMDPTDAADAFVEAFRADEHVHWFDVKKAEAERTGVGLVALYCQDIAGGFDFDSVELTCEEVEIDMGDGLVLRLTGTLDRIYRDVFTTDEGIEVERRGIADLKTGRAAVDSVGNVKMDWHGAQLAVYELLGLLGQRTTGEELIAPGKIIGLKTEGTPAAGIGTIPDGRGLLLGNNTQTGLLEYAAGIIKSGLWWGNPRSMMCHHRFCPIHNQCRFRSFEETTE
- a CDS encoding DUF1367 family protein; this encodes MEVYAVKTSDGLLKPATQTDRDELAKLRQGRIVRLSMTRSRNPDFHAKFFALLRIGFEQQDRYEAFEAFRYELTVRCGFFYAHTHVDGSVSFYPRSIAFHSMDQDEFERLYSQAIDILLQQFLVEMDDEDLREAVAQEVVRFAA